The following coding sequences lie in one Kamptonema formosum PCC 6407 genomic window:
- a CDS encoding DUF1257 domain-containing protein, whose translation MSHFSQIKTQIRNLTSLQAALTDLGINWKAGPSQVRGYRGLTNTAEIAIEQENGYDVGFSWNGTEYELVADLQFWQQAWSVDRFLNKVTVRYAYHTVVNESAKQGFQVAEQKQNQDGSIRLVVQRWCA comes from the coding sequence ATGTCACACTTTAGCCAAATCAAAACCCAAATCCGCAATCTGACCTCCTTACAAGCTGCTTTGACCGATCTCGGTATCAACTGGAAAGCAGGCCCTTCCCAAGTACGCGGCTATCGCGGCCTCACTAACACTGCTGAAATAGCGATCGAACAAGAAAACGGTTATGACGTTGGATTTAGCTGGAACGGTACTGAGTACGAATTGGTTGCTGATTTGCAATTTTGGCAGCAAGCTTGGTCTGTAGATCGCTTTCTCAATAAGGTGACTGTGCGCTACGCTTATCATACTGTTGTGAATGAGAGTGCGAAGCAAGGTTTTCAAGTTGCGGAACAAAAGCAAAATCAAGATGGTTCAATCCGCTTGGTAGTGCAGCGTTGGTGCGCTTAA
- a CDS encoding ferredoxin has product MSELSPIPIESMSDRSGLEPELGGFLRDAPQRSGLEPELGGMLRQKGVYVDEITCIGCKHCAHVARNTFYIEPDYGRSRVVRQDGDSEDLIQEAIDTCPVDCIHWVDYTELKKLENERKDQIIPLIGFPVDRATVQAQIRQRQKARRDRKRAD; this is encoded by the coding sequence ATGTCAGAACTTTCTCCAATACCAATAGAAAGTATGAGCGATCGCTCTGGTTTAGAGCCGGAGTTGGGCGGATTTTTGCGGGATGCGCCGCAGCGTTCGGGTTTAGAACCCGAATTGGGCGGTATGCTGCGACAGAAGGGGGTTTATGTTGATGAAATTACCTGTATCGGCTGCAAACATTGCGCCCACGTTGCTCGTAATACATTCTACATTGAGCCGGACTATGGGCGATCGCGCGTGGTACGACAGGATGGGGACTCTGAGGACTTAATTCAGGAAGCGATCGACACTTGTCCAGTTGATTGCATCCACTGGGTTGATTACACTGAACTTAAGAAATTGGAAAACGAGCGCAAAGATCAGATCATCCCCCTGATCGGGTTTCCCGTCGATCGTGCTACGGTTCAGGCTCAAATCCGCCAACGCCAAAAAGCGAGGCGCGATCGCAAACGCGCCGATTGA